A region from the Vicia villosa cultivar HV-30 ecotype Madison, WI linkage group LG3, Vvil1.0, whole genome shotgun sequence genome encodes:
- the LOC131662007 gene encoding WAT1-related protein At4g08290-like isoform X2, with translation MDKIAFASFGSKAKPYVLTVAVQFGFAGAVLFSMASFNIGMSRFVFIVYRNIIAAVTLAPFAWFFERKVRPKMTISVFLQIMALAFLEPVIDQGFTFLGMQYTSASFTSILLNTVPSITFFLAVIFRIEQVNIKQIRSIAKVIGTLVTFAGALLMTIYKGPQIHLFYSPNTSHHHAGSHDTQTVKHWVSGTLFILLGCSAWSSFFILQSITLKKYPAEMSLSTLICFLGALQSSAVALVAEHHSGAGVWALGWNLRLYGPLYTGIVTSGITYYVQGLVLQSRGPVFFTAFNPLCMIITCALGSFLFGEQLHLGSIIGAVIIAMGLYFVVWGKAKDNSSATTTMPPSSVTMKQIETQQLPISSSDHV, from the exons atggataagatagCTTTTGCTAGTTTTGGCAGTAAGGCAAAGCCTTATGTGTTAACGGTTGCAGTTCAATTTGGGTTTGCAGGAGCAGTCCTATTCTCCATGGCCAGTTTCAATATTGGAATGAGTCGTTTTGTGTTCATTGTTTATCGTAATATCATTGCTGCAGTTACACTTGCTCCTTTTGCATGGTTTTTTGAAAG GAAAGTTAGGCCAAAGATGACTATCTCAGTCTTTTTGCAGATAATGGCGTTAGCATTTTTGGA GCCAGTGATTGATCAAGGATTCACTTTCTTGGGAATGCAATATACATCAGCTTCATTTACATCTATTTTGTTGAATACTGTGCCTTCTATAACCTTTTTCCTAGCCGTAATTTTCAG GATTGAACAAGTAAATATTAAGCAGATACGAAGCATAGCAAAGGTGATTGGGACATTAGTAACATTTGCAGGGGCATTATTGATGACAATTTACAAAGGCCCACAAATCCACCTTTTTTATTCTCCAAACACATCTCATCATCATGCTGGAAGTCACGATACTCAAACTGTTAAACATTGGGTCTCAGGAACACTCTTTATATTATTGGGTTGTTCCGCTTGgtcatctttctttatattaCAG TCCATAACGCTGAAAAAATATCCGGCTGAAATGTCATTGTCTACGTTAATTTGCTTCCTTGGTGCTTTGCAAAGTAGCGCGGTGGCATTGGTGGCGGAGCACCACTCGGGTGCGGGGGTTTGGGCTCTTGGTTGGAACTTAAGACTCTATGGCCCTCTCTACACG GGAATAGTTACATCAGGAATAACATATTATGTGCAAGGGTTGGTATTGCAAAGCAGAGGCCCAGTATTTTTCACAGCATTTAATCCTCTATGTATGATCATCACTTGTGCTTTGGGCTCCTTTCTTTTCGGAGAACAACTCCATTTGGGCAG TATCATTGGAGCTGTGATTATTGCAATGGGTCTTTATTTTGTGGTGTGGGGTAAAGCGAAAGACAATTCATCAGCCACAACTACTATGCCACCATCATCAGTTACAATGAAACAAATTGAGACACAACAACTTCCAATTTCTTCATCTGATCATGTGTAA
- the LOC131662008 gene encoding WAT1-related protein At4g08290-like, with product MDKIGFASFSSKAKPYVLTVAVQFGFAGAYIFSMASFNIGMSRFVFIVYRNIIAAVTLAPFAWFFERKVRPKMTISVFLHIMALAFLEPVIDQGFTFLGMQYTSASFASVLSNTVPSITFFLAIIFRIEQINIKQIRSIAKVVGTLVTFGGALLMTVYKGPQIHLFYSPNNAHHHAGSHDTQTLKHWVSGTLFILCGCFAWSSFFILQSITLKKYPAEMSLSTLICLVGSLMSTAVALVAERNSGAGTWALGWNFRLYGPLYTGIVNSGITYYVQGLVMQSRGPVFFAAFNPLCMIITCALGSFLFGEQLHLGSIIGAVIIAMGLYSVVWGKAKDTTTTPPSPVTMKQIETQQLPITSSDHV from the exons ATGGATAAAATAGGTTTTGCTAGTTTTAGCAGTAAGGCAAAGCCTTATGTGTTAACAGTGGCAGTTCAATTTGGGTTTGCAGGAGCTTACATCTTTTCCATGGCCAGTTTCAATATTGGAATGAGTCGTTTTGTGTTCATTGTTTATCGTAATATCATTGCTGCAGTTACACTTGCTCCTTTTGCATGGTTTTTTGAAAG GAAAGTTAGGCCAAAGATGACTATCTCTGTCTTTTTGCACATAATGGCGCTCGCATTTTTGGA GCCAGTGATTGATCAAGGATTCACTTTCTTGGGAATGCAATATACATCAGCTTCATTTGCATCTGTTTTGTCGAATACTGTGCCATCTATAACCTTTTTCTTAGCCATAATTTTCAG GATTGAACAAATAAATATTAAGCAGATACGAAGCATAGCAAAGGTGGTTGGAACATTGGTAACATTTGGAGGTGCATTATTGATGACAGTTTACAAAGGACCACAAATCCACCTTTTTTATTCTCCAAATAATGCTCATCATCATGCTGGAAGTCACGACACTCAAACTCTAAAACATTGGGTCTCAGGAACACTTTTTATATTATGTGGTTGTTTCGCTTGGTCATCTTTCTTCATATTACAG TCAATAACGTTGAAAAAGTATCCCGCTGAAATGTCATTGTCCACCTTAATTTGCTTAGTTGGTTCTCTGATGAGTACCGCGGTGGCGTTGGTGGCTGAGCGTAACTCTGGTGCGGGGACTTGGGCTCTTGGTTGGAACTTTAGACTCTATGGTCCTCTCTACACG GGAATTGTTAACTCAGGAATAACATATTATGTGCAAGGGTTGGTAATGCAAAGCAGAGGCCCAGTATTTTTTGCAGCATTTAATCCTCTTTGTATGATCATCACTTGTGCTTTGGGCTCCTTTCTTTTCGGAGAACAACTCCACTTGGGCAG TATCATTGGAGCTGTGATTATTGCAATGGGTCTTTATTCTGTGGTGTGGGGTAAAGCCAAAGACACTACTACAACGCCACCATCACCAGTTACAATGAAGCAAATTGAGACACAACAACTCCCAATTACTTCATCTGATCATGTCTAA